The genomic DNA CGGCGGGGATCCGGCTTTTCACGGGTAGTGCGGCGGGATCGGGTCCCGAGGGACGCACGGCGGGTTCGGGTCCCGGGGGACGGACGGCGGGAGATCGGACCTCTGCCGGGATGCTTGGTACCCGGGCAGCGGGGACCGGCCCGGGTCGGCGGGAGGGGCGCCGGGTGTCAGGCGGCCGGCCAGCGGTTGGGGCGGGCGGGTGCGAGGTGGCCGACGGCGCAGGCGCGGACGTGGCGGCTGGGGTCCTGGCAGAGGGGGCGGACCAGGTCGAGGGCGCCCGGGGTGCCGATCCGGACGAGGGAGCGGGCCGCCTGGGCGCGGACCCGCTGGTCGGCGGAGCGGCTCGCCTCGGCCAGCCGGCGCAGCGGGTCCCGTTGGTTCTGCGGGCCGAGCCGGCCCTCCAGCCAGGCGGCCGTGATCCGCGCCTGCACGGAGGAGAAGGCGAGGGAGCTCAGGGTGGAGTCGGCCCGGTCCGGGGCGGCCCGCAGGGTCCTCAGGATCCCGCGGGTGGCCACCTGGCGGATCCTCCGGTCCGGGGTGGTGGCGACGACGTGGGCCAGCACGTCGAGCGTCTCGGGGTCGGCGCGTTCGGCGAGCGGCCGGACCAGCGCCATCCGGCTGTCGCCGGACAGCAGGGCGGTGGTGACGAGGGCGGTGGCGCGCGGGTCGTGGCAGCGGGCGAGTGCGTCCAGGGCGGTGCGGTGGGTGCCGGGCCGGCGGGCGGCCGTGAGGAAGTGCTCGACGGCGGGTTGGGGATCGAGGCGGCCGATGGTGTCGAGGAGCGGGGTCCGCAGCCAGGTCTGCCGTGCGTCGAGGCCGTCCAGCACCTCGACGAGGACGGGGACGGCCGACCGGGCCCGGAGCGCGACCAGCGCGGACAGGACGGCCGGCCGGCAGGGGCCGCCGCGTACCGCGGCCGTCAGCCCGGGTACCGCCTCGGCCATCCGCAGCCGTGCGGCGACCTGGGCGGCGTTGGTCGGATCGGCGTGCGGGTCCTCCAGGACGTCGAGGACCGCCCGGCGCAGGGCCTCGGTCCCGCCGACCGCCTCGATCGCCCGCTCGGCGCGGACCTGGCCGTGGCCGTCGCCACGGCGGCCGAGCGCCGCGGTGAGCGCCGGGAGGCAGGACGGGTGGCCGAGCCGGCCCAGCACGTCCAGGACCTCGTGGCGGGCCCGCCCGTCGACGGGCAGACCGACCAGGCGCGCCGTCAGGTCCGCGCCGGGCACGGGCTCCGGGTCGGTGGCGGCCAGGCCCAGCAGCTTCCCGGCGAAAGCGAGGTCGTGGCGCAGGACGGCGGCCCGGGCGCGCTCGTCGTCCACGCCGCGCAGGGTGTGGGTGGCGGCGCAGCGCACCGCCGCGTCGGGGTGGTCGGCGACGCGGAGCAGGACGTCGAGGTCGGCGGCGGCGAGCGAGGCGCGCAGGGCGTACTTGACGCTGCTGCGCTCCGCGTAGCCGGATCGCGGGTCGTCGGCGGTCGGCCGCAGCCGCTCCCAGGCCGCGATCAGCGGTTCGACGGCCGCCGCGGACCGGGCGTGGGGGAGCATGCCGACGGCGTACCACCAGGTCTCCGGGTCGGCGCTGTCCAGATCGCCGATCAGCTCGGCGACGGTGGCCGGGGCCGGTGCGCCGTCGCGGGCGAGATCCGTCCGGACGCGGTCGCCCGCCCGCTGCTGCGGGGTCGGCGGCACTCCGCCGGACACGGCGCGGACGCACGCGTCGATCAGGTGCGCGCGGCGCGCGGCGGCGGCCGGGAAGCGGCGGCGGCCGCCGACGTGGCGATGGGCGGCTGCGGCGGCGGAGACGACGGCCTCGGGGAAGCCGGAGGCCGCCAGCCGTTCCGGTGTCCAGCCGTCGTGGTGGATCAGCCCGTAGGCGTGGACGGCGGCGACCGTGACCGGGTCCTCGGTGCGGGCGGCGACCGCAGCGGCGACCTCGTCCAGGTGGTCGGCGAGCAGGGCCCGCCCGTCGCGCGGAAGCAGCCGGCCGTCGAGCTGCCGGTGGACGAAGGCGCGGATCCTGGAGGTTCGCATGCGGGCATTGAAACAGAGCGGCCCACGCAGCGTGGCCGGATTTTCCGGCCGCCGTGACGTAGCGTCGGAGGGCGCACTCCGGGCTCTCCCGAGCGCCGCCGTTCGTCGGTGAGCACCGCCGTGGCGTCCTGTGCGGCCGTGCTGGTGCCCTTCTGCTGCCTCGTCACCTACCTGGGCACCACGCTGACGGCCTTTCTGACCGCGTCGCCCGAGCGGGTACGGACCTGGGCGCGGCGGGAGAGCCGGGGAACGGTGCTGCAGCGGTACCTGCTGGGCGCCGCCCCGGGACCCGGGCGCTGCGGGCGGTGGTGGTGCTCGGCCCGGTCGACGGAGCACCCGCCGGGGTGGTCGCGCGGCCGGATCGTCGAGGTCTGGTCCGTGTCCTC from Kitasatospora terrestris includes the following:
- a CDS encoding HEAT repeat domain-containing protein, producing MRTSRIRAFVHRQLDGRLLPRDGRALLADHLDEVAAAVAARTEDPVTVAAVHAYGLIHHDGWTPERLAASGFPEAVVSAAAAAHRHVGGRRRFPAAAARRAHLIDACVRAVSGGVPPTPQQRAGDRVRTDLARDGAPAPATVAELIGDLDSADPETWWYAVGMLPHARSAAAVEPLIAAWERLRPTADDPRSGYAERSSVKYALRASLAAADLDVLLRVADHPDAAVRCAATHTLRGVDDERARAAVLRHDLAFAGKLLGLAATDPEPVPGADLTARLVGLPVDGRARHEVLDVLGRLGHPSCLPALTAALGRRGDGHGQVRAERAIEAVGGTEALRRAVLDVLEDPHADPTNAAQVAARLRMAEAVPGLTAAVRGGPCRPAVLSALVALRARSAVPVLVEVLDGLDARQTWLRTPLLDTIGRLDPQPAVEHFLTAARRPGTHRTALDALARCHDPRATALVTTALLSGDSRMALVRPLAERADPETLDVLAHVVATTPDRRIRQVATRGILRTLRAAPDRADSTLSSLAFSSVQARITAAWLEGRLGPQNQRDPLRRLAEASRSADQRVRAQAARSLVRIGTPGALDLVRPLCQDPSRHVRACAVGHLAPARPNRWPAA